In a genomic window of Thunnus thynnus chromosome 16, fThuThy2.1, whole genome shotgun sequence:
- the lingo2b gene encoding leucine-rich repeat and immunoglobulin-like domain-containing nogo receptor-interacting protein 2b, producing MTEGNVGKRDMRHPALHHCHLFLGGALLLLLASSALSCPARCECSAQSKSVSCHRKRLPTIPEGIPIETRVLDLSKNKLRIITPDNFSSFQQLEDLDLSDNLISVVEPGSFRSQLALRSLNFRSNLLQLVPAGVLSGLTNLTRLDLSHNRLVVLLDHAFQDLRRLTSLEVGDNELVFVSQRAFTGLLGLQSLTLERSNLTVVPTDALAHLHSLVELHMRYLSISFLKPFSFKRLSRLRRLEIDYWPWLDTLPPLSLHGLNLTTLFITNTNLSAFPGTALRNLPYLTHLNLSYCRIQHIHQGELGQLPYLMELRLQGAQLVSIEPFAFVGLKSLQLLDVSQNRLDSLERGVFASPDSLQRLCLGGNPLVCDCRLLWLLNSHKPPSLQILDVQPECAAPEHLLGKTIRDLKEPLVSRYMTCTKPRIGPNTTQLLMADEGQPARLSCMAEGAPRPSVVWITPHRRYITAKSSGRVEVQPDGTLEIKAAELHDSGVYLCIASNPAGNASLSASLAVKSLGIGDRSHYINRSSNYLTDSNSTWGNGTVLYNMTVPIDIKTIIISTAMGCLSFLGVVIFCFLLLFAWSRGKGRHKSNFDIEYVPRKSNGAAAEVTETSGPRRVNMKMI from the coding sequence ATGACAGAGGGCAACGTGGGTAAAAGAGACATGCGACACCCAGCCCTGCACCACTGCCACCTCTTCCTGGGCGGGGCCTTGCTGCTTCTCCTGGCCAGCTCCGCTCTTAGCTGCCCCGCCCGATGTGAGTGCTCTGCCCAGAGCAAGTCGGTGAGTTGCCACCGCAAGCGCCTGCCCACCATCCCTGAAGGCATCCCCATTGAGACACGTGTCCTGGATCTCAGCAAGAACAAGCTACGCATCATCACGCCAGACAACTTCTCTTCGTTCCAGCAGCTAGAGGACCTGGATCTCAGTGACAACCTCATCAGTGTGGTGGAGCCTGGCTCATTTCGTTCTCAGCTTGCTCTCCGCTCGCTAAACTTCCGCAGTAACTTGCTCCAGCTGGTTCCTGCAGGCGTGCTGTCAGGCCTGACCAACCTCACCCGCCTTGATCTCAGCCACAACCGACTGGTGGTTCTTCTGGATCATGCCTTCCAAGATCTGCGCAGGTTGACATCTCTAGAAGTGGGTGACAACGAATTGGTTTTTGTCTCCCAACGGGCCTTTACAGGATTACTTGGACTCCAGAGTCTGACCCTGGAACGTTCTAATCTGACCGTGGTCCCTACTGATGCTCTGGCACATCTGCACAGCCTGGTTGAACTGCACATGCGCTACTTGAGCATTAGTTTTCTTAAGCCCTTCTCCTTTAAGAGGCTATCACGTCTCCGCCGACTAGAGATTGATTACTGGCCCTGGCTGGACACACTGCCTCCCCTATCACTGCATGGCCTCAACCTCACAACGCTGTTCATAACCAATACTAACCTGTCTGCCTTCCCCGGCACAGCATTGCGCAACCTGCCCTACCTCACGCATCTCAACTTGTCCTACTGCCGCATCCAGCACATCCATCAAGGAGAGCTAGGCCAACTCCCATATCTGATGGAGCTCCGTCTCCAAGGGGCTCAGCTGGTTTCTATTGAGCCCTTTGCATTTGTTGGCCTCAAATCTTTGCAACTACTGGATGTGTCACAGAACCGCCTGGACTCTCTGGAGAGGGGAGTGTTTGCCTCACCAGACAGCCTCCAGAGGCTTTGTCTAGGTGGAAATCCATTAGTGTGCGACTGCAGATTGCTTTGGTTGCTGAATAGCCACAAGCCCCCCTCCCTGCAGATTCTGGATGTCCAGCCCGAGTGCGCCGCCCCTGAGCACCTCCTGGGAAAAACTATCCGTGACCTCAAGGAACCTCTGGTCTCCAGGTACATGACCTGCACCAAGCCAAGGATTGGACCCAACACGACACAGCTGCTGATGGCTGATGAGGGTCAGCCTGCCCGCCTGAGCTGTATGGCAGAAGGAGCACCTCGGCCCTCAGTGGTCTGGATTACTCCTCACAGACGCTACATCACAGCCAAGAGCAGTGGTAGGGTGGAAGTCCAACCAGATGGTACCCTGGAGATCAAGGCAGCAGAGCTGCATGACAGCGGGGTGTACTTATGTATTGCCAGTAACCCTGCTGGCAATGCTAGCCTGTCAGCCTCTTTAGCTGTGAAGAGCCTGGGCATTGGTGACAGATCTCACTATATCAACAGGAGCTCAAACTATCTCACAGATTCTAACAGCACTTGGGGGAATGGGACAGTATTGTACAACATGACAGTCCCTATAGACATAAAGACTATCATTATATCTACAGCCATGGGCTGCTTGTCCTTCCTAGGTGTGGTCATCTTCTGCTTCCTGCTTCTGTTTGCCTGGAGCCGAGGGAAAGGACGCCATAAGAGCAACTTTGATATTGAGTATGTCCCACGCAAATCCAACGGGGCAGCAGCTGAAGTGACAGAAACAAGTGGCCCCCGACGGGtcaatatgaaaatgatttga